From a single Couchioplanes caeruleus genomic region:
- a CDS encoding MDR family MFS transporter, giving the protein MPKARTWWSDAVGGLPATYWYLWTGLLINRVGGFAVLFLSLYLTAQRGASTALAGLIVGAYGIGGVAGTLLGGVLTDRWGRRSTLLASHIATAILLVALAVSTELPVIAVFALLLGLAQAMPGPAFVAAIIDVVPAENRSRAFNLQFWAFNLGMAGASLLAGVLAERSYLGLFLIDAASTALTCVLIFWKVPETRQRTTLPDAGAGGMRTALTDWIFLAFVGLTLLQALLYSQTNTIVPLAMRDDGLSPSSYGLLTALSGTLIVTGQLFVPKLIDRHRKARVLAVSLAVMAAGFAVLAAANSLTVYLLAAAVWTIGSMLAAPPNAEINAELAPPELRGRYQAVFFLTFPAASFLAPALGGASLQAFGPAHWLIVAGVGAAGAALHLVAGPARERRVAAPATRTRQTTA; this is encoded by the coding sequence GTGCCGAAGGCGCGCACGTGGTGGTCGGACGCGGTCGGAGGGCTCCCGGCCACCTACTGGTACCTGTGGACGGGCCTGCTGATCAACCGGGTCGGCGGCTTCGCCGTGCTGTTCCTGTCGCTCTACCTGACGGCGCAGCGCGGCGCGAGCACCGCCCTGGCCGGCCTCATCGTCGGCGCGTACGGCATCGGCGGCGTCGCCGGCACCCTGCTCGGCGGCGTCCTCACCGACCGCTGGGGCCGCCGCTCCACGCTGCTCGCCTCGCACATCGCCACCGCGATCCTGCTCGTGGCCCTGGCGGTGAGCACCGAGCTCCCCGTCATCGCCGTGTTCGCACTCCTGCTGGGCCTCGCCCAGGCCATGCCGGGCCCTGCCTTCGTCGCCGCGATCATCGACGTGGTGCCGGCGGAGAACCGCTCCCGCGCGTTCAACCTGCAATTCTGGGCGTTCAACCTGGGCATGGCCGGTGCGTCGCTGCTCGCCGGGGTGCTGGCCGAACGGAGCTACCTCGGCCTGTTCCTCATCGACGCGGCATCGACGGCGCTGACCTGCGTACTGATCTTCTGGAAGGTCCCGGAGACCCGGCAGCGCACGACCCTGCCGGACGCGGGTGCCGGCGGCATGCGCACGGCCCTGACCGACTGGATCTTCCTGGCGTTCGTCGGGCTGACCCTGCTGCAGGCGCTGCTCTACAGCCAGACGAACACCATCGTGCCGCTGGCCATGCGGGACGACGGCCTGAGCCCGTCCAGCTACGGCCTGCTCACGGCGCTGAGCGGGACGCTCATCGTGACCGGTCAGCTCTTCGTGCCCAAGCTCATCGACCGGCACCGCAAGGCCCGCGTGCTGGCCGTCTCGCTGGCCGTGATGGCCGCCGGCTTCGCGGTGCTGGCCGCGGCGAACAGCCTCACGGTCTACCTGCTCGCCGCGGCGGTCTGGACGATCGGCTCGATGCTCGCCGCCCCGCCGAACGCCGAGATCAACGCCGAGCTGGCGCCCCCGGAGCTGCGCGGCCGCTATCAGGCGGTGTTCTTCCTGACCTTCCCGGCGGCGTCGTTCCTGGCGCCGGCGCTGGGCGGGGCGAGCCTGCAGGCGTTCGGCCCGGCGCACTGGCTGATCGTCGCGGGGGTGGGGGCGGCGGGGGCGGCGCTGCACCTGGTCGCCGGGCCGGCGCGGGAGCGGCGGGTCGCGGCGCCGGCCACCCGCACCCGCCAGACCACGGCGTGA
- a CDS encoding acetyltransferase, whose product MTDVVVRPLVAGEENLFDSLPDPLPELRQVPYADGVASGGYRPGNTWVALRGGRIVARAAWVQPPGAVGDPWLERFDVTAEPEVGAELLRAAHEAFGGPRPYYAAAPAYWRRRPDVRAVVERPMEAARLAGLVERGERLRFTWTGTPLPAASGRHTFRPARDAAEINDLVRRIGEPEVLTGAETARAVAGVDIATDPLAWLGDSPGAWRVALTDGEPVGLAGTAGDACYPLLVYLGVLDPAVRGDLLAEATGVLAEGGAREVVADTDAHRVATVAELERTGFRRLRARVVFTP is encoded by the coding sequence ATGACCGACGTGGTCGTCCGTCCGCTCGTCGCGGGCGAGGAAAACCTGTTCGACTCCCTGCCCGACCCGCTGCCCGAGCTGCGGCAGGTCCCGTACGCCGACGGTGTGGCATCCGGCGGCTACCGCCCCGGGAACACCTGGGTCGCCCTGCGCGGCGGCCGCATCGTCGCCCGCGCGGCCTGGGTCCAGCCGCCCGGGGCGGTCGGCGATCCCTGGCTGGAACGCTTCGACGTGACCGCCGAGCCCGAGGTGGGTGCCGAGCTGCTGCGCGCCGCCCATGAGGCGTTCGGCGGTCCCCGGCCGTACTACGCGGCGGCGCCGGCGTACTGGCGGCGCCGGCCCGACGTCAGAGCCGTCGTGGAACGGCCCATGGAAGCGGCCCGGCTGGCCGGCCTCGTCGAGCGCGGTGAGCGGTTGCGCTTCACCTGGACCGGTACGCCGCTCCCGGCCGCCTCGGGACGCCACACGTTCCGCCCGGCGCGCGATGCCGCCGAGATCAACGATCTGGTGCGCCGGATCGGCGAGCCGGAAGTGCTGACCGGCGCGGAGACGGCCCGGGCGGTGGCCGGCGTCGACATCGCCACCGATCCGCTCGCGTGGCTCGGCGACTCGCCGGGCGCCTGGCGGGTGGCCCTGACCGACGGCGAGCCGGTGGGACTCGCCGGTACGGCCGGCGACGCCTGTTACCCGCTGCTGGTCTACCTCGGCGTCCTCGACCCGGCCGTCCGCGGTGACCTGCTGGCCGAGGCGACCGGGGTGCTGGCGGAGGGCGGCGCCCGCGAGGTGGTGGCCGATACCGACGCCCATCGCGTGGCAACCGTGGCGGAGCTGGAACGCACCGGTTTCCGGCGGCTGCGCGCCCGGGTCGTCTTCACGCCCTAG
- a CDS encoding SDR family oxidoreductase yields the protein MVQKNIAVVTGASSGIGAATARRLVSEGFHVVAAARRTDRLEAFVTEVGDASATAVACDVTSAESVTALAEAVTALGGPVTLLVNNAGGARGVEPVAEGSVENWQWMYDVNVLGTLRVTKALLPALEASGAGTVVTVGSTAAFVVYEGGGGYTAAKHAQNALVGTLRLELAGKPVRVVEIDPGMVRTEEFALNRLGDPDKADAVYAGVREPLVADDVADCIAWAATRPQHVNVDRLVVRPIAQAAQHKVVREK from the coding sequence ATGGTGCAGAAGAACATCGCCGTCGTGACGGGTGCGTCCAGCGGCATCGGGGCGGCGACGGCCCGCCGCCTGGTCTCCGAGGGCTTCCACGTGGTCGCCGCGGCCCGCCGTACGGACCGGCTCGAGGCTTTCGTGACGGAGGTCGGCGACGCGTCGGCGACCGCCGTGGCCTGCGACGTCACCTCGGCGGAATCGGTCACGGCGCTCGCGGAAGCGGTGACGGCGCTGGGCGGTCCGGTCACCCTGCTGGTCAACAACGCCGGCGGCGCCCGCGGAGTGGAGCCGGTCGCCGAGGGCTCGGTCGAGAACTGGCAGTGGATGTACGACGTCAATGTGCTCGGCACCCTGCGGGTCACGAAGGCGCTGCTGCCCGCCCTGGAGGCGAGCGGCGCGGGCACGGTCGTGACAGTCGGATCGACGGCGGCGTTCGTGGTCTACGAGGGCGGCGGCGGGTACACGGCTGCGAAGCACGCGCAGAACGCACTGGTCGGCACGCTGCGTCTGGAGCTGGCCGGCAAGCCGGTCCGGGTCGTGGAGATCGACCCCGGCATGGTGCGCACCGAGGAGTTCGCCCTCAACCGCCTCGGCGACCCGGACAAGGCCGACGCGGTGTACGCGGGCGTCCGCGAGCCGCTCGTCGCCGACGACGTCGCCGACTGCATCGCGTGGGCGGCCACCCGTCCGCAGCACGTCAACGTCGACCGGCTGGTGGTGCGCCCGATCGCGCAGGCCGCGCAGCACAAGGTCGTCCGCGAGAAGTAG
- a CDS encoding chemotaxis protein CheW — protein MTTDARYGVFHAGGVRVALPLDELREVIMRPPAFSPLPATAPGLLGAVNLRHVVIPVLDLRRLAGYAPDDDSGRVIVIVARGDQLFGLLADEIEGVTRIRPESLLGVSVAGERPALFSHTFERPEDGAVVSLLDAEAISRLPGVPVVRDTGPRASIAGLGGVDTDTSRRTVLLLRCGPVGLCIDVGHVHSVVPQLTLHSSPLDGSSVRGVVHLQGKAVPAVDPLKLLGLGAVPDDGNLRGVVLATPRGLVVLTVSEIADIASVPVADVLPLPPVGMRKDGFLAGVLRTGSGDQHLLLNGEALRADAELDALGSLGVPLDPAGATTQRAPANRNAGRDQDRPDGRQVVPSVRKFLTYSVGTEAATPLSQITEIVPYPENAIAVDDAGALLGIFAHRKLSVPLMSLPQLLGVPGIPDPRTARVLLVDGPGGELIGFVVPALHAIEDSVWEETAPKETADPGALLQRGPLVKIGTEAHGRLLPHVDLTAMVVAELV, from the coding sequence GTGACCACCGACGCCCGGTACGGGGTCTTCCACGCCGGCGGCGTGCGGGTCGCGCTGCCGCTGGACGAGCTCCGCGAAGTGATCATGCGACCGCCGGCGTTCAGCCCGCTCCCGGCCACGGCGCCGGGGCTGCTCGGCGCGGTCAACCTGCGGCACGTCGTGATCCCGGTGCTGGACCTGCGCCGGCTCGCCGGGTACGCCCCGGACGACGACAGCGGCCGGGTGATCGTCATCGTGGCCCGCGGCGACCAGCTGTTCGGCCTGCTCGCCGACGAGATCGAGGGGGTGACGCGGATCCGGCCCGAGTCGCTGCTGGGCGTCTCCGTCGCGGGGGAGCGGCCGGCGCTGTTCTCGCACACCTTCGAACGCCCCGAGGACGGCGCGGTGGTGTCGCTGCTGGACGCCGAGGCGATCTCCCGCCTGCCCGGCGTACCCGTCGTCCGGGACACCGGTCCCCGCGCGTCGATCGCCGGGCTCGGCGGCGTGGACACCGACACGTCCCGCCGTACGGTGCTCCTGCTGCGCTGCGGGCCGGTCGGGCTCTGCATCGACGTGGGTCACGTGCACTCGGTGGTTCCCCAGCTCACGTTGCACTCCTCGCCGCTGGACGGCTCCTCCGTACGCGGCGTGGTGCACCTGCAGGGCAAGGCGGTGCCGGCCGTGGACCCGCTCAAGCTCCTCGGCCTGGGCGCCGTGCCCGACGACGGCAACCTGCGCGGCGTGGTCCTGGCCACGCCCCGGGGCCTCGTCGTCCTCACCGTGTCGGAGATCGCGGACATCGCCTCGGTGCCCGTCGCGGACGTGCTGCCGCTCCCGCCGGTCGGCATGCGCAAGGACGGGTTCCTGGCCGGGGTGCTGCGTACCGGCTCGGGTGATCAGCACCTGCTGCTCAACGGCGAGGCGTTGCGTGCCGACGCCGAGCTCGACGCGCTGGGCAGTCTCGGCGTACCCCTGGACCCGGCCGGCGCCACCACCCAGCGGGCACCGGCGAACCGGAACGCGGGCCGGGACCAGGACCGTCCGGACGGCCGTCAGGTCGTGCCGAGCGTCCGCAAGTTCCTCACGTACAGCGTGGGCACCGAGGCGGCGACGCCGCTGAGCCAGATCACCGAGATCGTGCCGTACCCGGAGAACGCGATCGCCGTCGACGACGCCGGCGCCCTGCTCGGGATCTTCGCCCACCGCAAGCTGTCCGTGCCGTTGATGTCGCTGCCACAGCTGCTCGGCGTGCCCGGCATACCCGACCCGAGGACCGCGCGGGTGCTGCTCGTCGACGGGCCCGGCGGCGAGCTGATCGGCTTCGTCGTCCCCGCGCTGCACGCGATCGAGGACTCGGTGTGGGAGGAGACCGCACCGAAGGAGACCGCCGACCCCGGCGCGCTGCTGCAGCGCGGGCCGCTGGTCAAGATCGGTACGGAGGCCCACGGCCGGCTGCTGCCCCATGTGGACCTCACCGCGATGGTCGTCGCCGAGCTTGTCTGA
- a CDS encoding class I SAM-dependent methyltransferase has protein sequence MTKPLGAITRGTTNPNRLRRVDNFIAYRCGGLLTAANRPLVVDLGYGATPITAIELRARLAAAVRPDVAVVGLEIDPVRVAAAQPYADPPRLEFHRGGFELAGLRPVVVRAFNVLRQYAEDEVADAWRTMTATGALLVEGTCDELGRIATWAVVEAGAPQTLTLSARLSDLDHPATFAERLPKALIHHNVPGHPVHDLLATLGSAWEASATPFGPRQRWLATVERFRASWPVLDGPARWRRGELTVPWPQ, from the coding sequence GTGACGAAGCCGCTGGGCGCGATCACCCGGGGCACGACCAACCCCAACCGGCTGCGCCGGGTGGACAACTTCATCGCGTACCGGTGCGGGGGTCTGCTGACGGCCGCAAACCGGCCGCTGGTCGTGGACCTCGGATACGGCGCGACGCCGATCACGGCGATCGAGCTGCGCGCCCGGCTGGCGGCCGCGGTCCGGCCCGACGTCGCGGTGGTCGGCCTCGAGATCGATCCGGTACGGGTGGCCGCGGCGCAGCCGTACGCGGACCCGCCCCGGCTCGAGTTCCACCGCGGCGGGTTCGAGCTGGCCGGCCTGCGCCCGGTGGTGGTCCGCGCGTTCAACGTGCTGCGCCAGTACGCCGAGGACGAGGTGGCCGACGCCTGGCGCACGATGACCGCGACGGGTGCGCTGCTGGTCGAGGGCACCTGCGACGAACTGGGCCGGATCGCGACGTGGGCGGTGGTGGAGGCGGGGGCGCCGCAGACCCTGACGCTGTCGGCCCGGCTGTCCGATCTGGACCATCCGGCGACGTTCGCGGAGCGGTTGCCCAAGGCGCTCATCCATCACAACGTGCCGGGACATCCCGTGCACGACCTGCTCGCCACGCTGGGCTCGGCGTGGGAGGCGAGCGCCACGCCGTTCGGGCCGCGGCAGCGCTGGCTCGCGACCGTGGAACGGTTCCGCGCGTCCTGGCCGGTGCTGGACGGGCCGGCGCGGTGGCGGCGCGGCGAGCTGACCGTCCCGTGGCCGCAATAG
- the mshA gene encoding D-inositol-3-phosphate glycosyltransferase: protein MADPRAAGHWPTPRRIATLSVHTSPLEQPGTGDAGGMNVYIVEVSRRLAERGVEVEIFTRATSSELPPVVEMAPGVSVRHVTAGPFEGLSKEELPSQLCAFTNGVLRAEAANPPGHYDLIHSHYWMSGQVGWLARERWGVPHVHTAHTLAKVKNRFIADGDRPEPKARVIGEEQVVAESDRLVANTRFEAQDLVTCYDADPTRLSVVQPGVDLGRFRPGAGQAADRRRLGLPERGYVVAFVGRIQPLKGPDVLIRALAAEPMRDADVTVVICGGPSGSGLDRPTSLIELAASLGVSDKVRFLPPQTGEALASLYRSADLVAVPSHNESFGLVALEAQACGTPVVAAAVGGLVTAVTDGVSGVLVDGHDPADWSAVLARLLRSPALRLRLSVGAVRHASNFSWDRTAEGLLRVYREAVSEHRALIAARLAGSFSW, encoded by the coding sequence GTGGCTGACCCGCGGGCCGCAGGCCACTGGCCGACACCCCGGCGCATCGCCACCCTCTCCGTGCACACCTCACCGCTCGAGCAACCCGGCACCGGCGACGCGGGCGGCATGAACGTCTACATCGTCGAGGTGTCCCGCAGGCTCGCCGAGCGCGGTGTCGAGGTCGAGATCTTCACCCGGGCCACCTCCAGCGAGCTTCCGCCCGTGGTCGAGATGGCGCCCGGGGTCAGCGTGCGGCACGTCACCGCCGGACCCTTCGAGGGCCTGTCGAAGGAGGAGCTGCCGTCGCAGCTGTGCGCCTTCACCAACGGCGTGCTGCGCGCGGAAGCCGCGAACCCGCCCGGCCACTACGACCTCATCCACTCGCACTACTGGATGTCGGGCCAGGTCGGCTGGCTCGCCCGGGAGCGCTGGGGCGTCCCGCACGTGCACACCGCGCACACGCTCGCGAAGGTCAAGAACAGGTTCATCGCCGACGGCGACCGCCCCGAGCCCAAGGCCCGGGTGATCGGCGAGGAGCAGGTCGTCGCGGAGTCGGACCGGCTCGTCGCGAACACCCGCTTCGAGGCCCAGGACCTCGTCACCTGTTACGACGCCGACCCGACCCGGCTGTCCGTGGTGCAGCCCGGCGTGGACCTCGGCCGCTTCCGGCCCGGCGCCGGCCAGGCCGCCGACCGCCGCCGGCTCGGCCTGCCCGAGCGGGGGTACGTGGTGGCGTTCGTCGGCCGCATCCAGCCGCTCAAGGGGCCGGACGTGCTGATCCGCGCGCTGGCCGCCGAGCCGATGCGCGACGCCGACGTCACCGTGGTGATCTGCGGCGGACCCAGCGGCAGCGGCCTCGACCGGCCCACCTCGCTCATCGAGCTCGCCGCGTCGCTGGGCGTCTCGGACAAGGTGCGGTTCCTCCCGCCGCAGACCGGCGAGGCCCTCGCCTCGCTCTACCGGTCGGCGGACCTGGTCGCCGTTCCCTCGCACAACGAGTCGTTCGGGCTGGTCGCGCTCGAGGCCCAGGCGTGCGGCACGCCGGTGGTCGCGGCCGCGGTCGGCGGGCTGGTCACCGCGGTCACCGACGGCGTCAGCGGTGTCCTGGTCGACGGCCACGACCCCGCCGACTGGTCGGCGGTGCTCGCCCGGCTGCTGCGCTCGCCGGCCCTGCGGCTGCGGCTGTCCGTCGGCGCGGTGCGGCACGCATCGAACTTCTCCTGGGACCGTACGGCGGAAGGCCTGCTGCGGGTCTATCGAGAGGCGGTCTCGGAGCACCGTGCGCTGATCGCCGCCCGTCTGGCAGGCTCCTTCTCGTGGTGA
- a CDS encoding methyl-accepting chemotaxis protein: MVHPSAPLASDPALQQASLALLLHERLIATVNARTGAVVAANDRFCDLVGRDGSEVVGQRLSELWNTSASAVDRMLDAARGGEYLEQVIEVVDHADRHKWLRLNCGPVQPEPGARQTDGQMVFVTAYDITEDRRHVTELKGKYAAIDRSQAVIEFDLDGTILSANENFLELVGYSLSDLVGQHHRMLCEDRYADSPEYEQFWERLRTGEPESGEYKRVGRGGREVYIRATYNPILNLDGRPYKIVKYALDVTGTKLRNAEYEGKVTAIGRSQAVVEFDLSGLILDANQNFLNTMGYTLDEIRGQHHRMFVEEQEARGAQYRNFWQALSRGEYESGEYKRLAKGGREVWLQATYNPIFDLDGRPFKVVKYATDVTDAKLHSAEYVGKVTAIGRSQAVVEFDLEGHVLDANENFLAVVGYKIDEVRGQHHRLFMDREAARSPEYKRFWERLARGEYESGEYKRIGKDGKEVWLLASYNPIFDLDGRPLKIVKYATDVTEGKLRNAEYEGKVEAIGRAQAVVEFDLQGRVLTANRNFLDVVGYSIEEVRGQHHRMFVGKEDAAGAEYLAFWDRLGRGEFDSGVYKRVAKGGREVWLRATYNPILDLDGRPYKVVKYATDITEAKLHNAEYEGKDQAINRAQAVIEFDLEGVILLANENFQRTLGYSARELVGQHHSMLCTPEYVTSAEYRDFWLRLRKGEYLTGRFHRVGKFGRDVWIQATYNPIFDMQGRPFKVVKYAHDITDQVQLEQLLSAKTREMSRSINELTGSIDEIVVSAQQASRLAGETQHNAQEGYEELRKSIEAIDLIEKSSDQIAAIVNVIGEIASQTNLLAFNASIEAARAGEHGVGFSVVAGEVRKLAERSSDAAREITTLIHESAQRVGQGSAVSHRAQDAFGQILRSVASTTESIKRIADSTQLQQDASRSVNSLINDLIGTDAAMAPEGTPAR, encoded by the coding sequence GTGGTCCACCCCTCCGCCCCGCTCGCCTCGGACCCCGCGCTTCAGCAGGCGTCACTCGCCCTGCTGCTGCACGAGCGCCTGATCGCCACCGTCAACGCGCGCACCGGCGCGGTCGTGGCCGCCAACGACCGGTTCTGCGATCTGGTCGGCCGGGACGGCAGCGAGGTCGTGGGGCAGCGGCTCAGCGAGCTCTGGAACACCTCCGCGAGCGCGGTCGACCGGATGCTCGACGCCGCGCGTGGCGGCGAGTACCTGGAGCAGGTCATCGAGGTCGTGGACCACGCCGACCGGCACAAGTGGCTGCGGCTCAACTGCGGGCCGGTGCAGCCGGAGCCGGGCGCGCGGCAAACCGACGGCCAGATGGTGTTCGTGACGGCGTACGACATCACCGAGGACCGGCGGCACGTCACCGAGCTCAAGGGCAAGTACGCGGCGATCGACCGGTCCCAGGCGGTGATCGAGTTCGACCTCGACGGCACGATCCTGTCCGCCAACGAGAACTTCCTGGAGCTCGTCGGCTACTCGCTCAGCGACCTGGTCGGCCAGCACCACCGCATGCTCTGCGAGGACCGGTACGCCGACAGCCCGGAGTACGAGCAGTTCTGGGAGCGGCTGCGCACCGGCGAGCCCGAGTCCGGCGAGTACAAGCGGGTCGGCCGGGGCGGGCGGGAGGTGTACATCCGGGCCACGTACAACCCGATCCTGAACCTGGACGGGCGGCCGTACAAGATCGTGAAGTACGCCCTGGACGTGACCGGCACCAAGCTGCGCAACGCCGAGTACGAGGGCAAGGTCACCGCGATCGGCCGCTCGCAGGCGGTCGTGGAGTTCGACCTGTCCGGCCTGATCCTCGACGCCAACCAGAACTTCCTGAACACGATGGGCTACACCCTCGACGAGATCCGGGGCCAGCACCACCGCATGTTCGTCGAGGAGCAGGAGGCGCGCGGCGCCCAGTACCGCAACTTCTGGCAGGCGCTCTCCCGCGGCGAGTACGAGTCCGGCGAGTACAAGCGGCTGGCCAAGGGCGGCCGGGAGGTGTGGCTGCAGGCCACGTACAACCCGATCTTCGACCTGGACGGCCGGCCGTTCAAGGTCGTGAAGTACGCGACCGACGTCACCGACGCCAAGCTGCACAGCGCCGAGTACGTCGGCAAGGTCACCGCGATCGGCCGCTCGCAGGCGGTCGTCGAATTCGATCTCGAGGGGCACGTCCTCGACGCGAACGAGAACTTCCTGGCCGTGGTCGGCTACAAGATCGATGAGGTACGCGGCCAGCACCACCGCCTGTTCATGGACCGGGAGGCGGCCCGCAGCCCCGAGTACAAGCGCTTCTGGGAGCGGCTGGCCCGCGGCGAGTACGAGTCGGGCGAGTACAAGCGCATCGGCAAGGACGGCAAGGAGGTGTGGCTGCTGGCGTCGTACAACCCGATCTTCGACCTGGACGGCCGGCCGTTGAAGATCGTGAAGTACGCGACCGACGTCACCGAGGGCAAGCTGCGCAACGCCGAGTACGAGGGCAAGGTCGAGGCGATCGGCCGGGCGCAGGCCGTCGTCGAGTTCGACCTGCAGGGCCGGGTGCTCACGGCCAACCGCAACTTCCTCGACGTGGTCGGCTACTCCATCGAGGAGGTCCGGGGCCAGCACCACCGGATGTTCGTGGGCAAGGAGGACGCGGCCGGCGCCGAGTACCTGGCGTTCTGGGACCGGCTCGGGCGTGGCGAGTTCGACTCCGGCGTCTACAAGCGCGTCGCGAAGGGCGGCCGGGAGGTGTGGCTGCGTGCCACGTACAACCCGATCCTCGACCTGGACGGGCGGCCGTACAAGGTCGTCAAGTACGCCACCGACATCACCGAGGCGAAGCTCCACAACGCCGAGTACGAGGGCAAGGACCAGGCCATCAACCGCGCCCAGGCGGTCATCGAGTTCGACCTCGAGGGCGTGATCCTGCTGGCCAACGAGAACTTCCAGCGCACCCTCGGCTACTCGGCGCGGGAGCTGGTCGGGCAGCACCACAGCATGCTCTGCACTCCCGAGTACGTGACCTCGGCCGAGTACCGCGACTTCTGGCTGCGGCTGCGCAAGGGCGAGTACCTCACCGGCCGGTTCCACCGGGTCGGCAAGTTCGGCCGGGACGTGTGGATCCAGGCCACGTACAACCCGATCTTCGACATGCAGGGCCGTCCGTTCAAGGTCGTCAAGTACGCCCACGACATCACCGACCAGGTCCAGCTCGAGCAGTTGCTGTCGGCGAAGACCCGGGAGATGAGCCGGTCGATCAACGAGCTGACCGGCTCGATCGACGAGATCGTGGTGAGCGCCCAGCAGGCGAGCCGGCTGGCGGGGGAGACCCAGCACAACGCCCAGGAGGGGTACGAGGAGCTGCGCAAGTCCATCGAGGCGATCGACCTCATCGAGAAGTCCTCCGACCAGATCGCCGCCATCGTCAACGTGATCGGGGAGATTGCCAGCCAGACGAACCTGCTGGCGTTCAACGCCTCCATCGAGGCGGCCCGCGCCGGCGAGCACGGCGTCGGGTTCTCCGTGGTGGCCGGCGAGGTGCGCAAGCTGGCCGAGCGGTCCTCGGACGCGGCACGCGAGATCACCACGCTGATCCACGAGTCCGCGCAGCGGGTCGGTCAGGGCTCGGCGGTCTCGCACCGCGCGCAGGACGCCTTCGGCCAGATCCTGCGGAGCGTCGCCTCCACCACCGAGTCGATCAAGCGGATCGCCGACTCGACCCAGCTCCAGCAGGACGCGTCGCGCTCGGTGAACAGCCTCATCAACGACCTGATCGGTACCGACGCCGCGATGGCGCCGGAGGGGACACCGGCCCGGTGA
- a CDS encoding YbjN domain-containing protein — protein sequence MNDVGALIERVCAERELPCEPTGDSSWVVTIPGTHKLKTACNLIVGEHALRVEAFVMRHPDENHEQLWAWLLRRNARMYGVAFSIDAAGDVYLTGRMSLKGLDEDELDRLFGAVLTYADESFDSMLEIGFGTAIRREWEWRAKRGESLANLQAFAHFADPDADAH from the coding sequence GTGAACGACGTCGGAGCCCTCATCGAGCGTGTCTGCGCGGAGCGCGAGCTGCCGTGCGAGCCGACCGGCGACTCGTCCTGGGTCGTCACGATCCCCGGTACGCACAAGTTGAAGACCGCCTGCAACCTGATCGTCGGCGAGCACGCGCTGCGCGTCGAGGCGTTCGTCATGCGCCACCCCGACGAGAACCACGAGCAGTTGTGGGCCTGGCTGCTGCGCCGCAACGCCCGCATGTACGGCGTCGCCTTCTCCATCGACGCGGCCGGGGACGTGTACCTGACCGGCCGGATGTCGCTGAAGGGCCTCGACGAGGACGAGCTCGACCGGCTGTTCGGGGCGGTGCTCACGTACGCCGACGAGTCGTTCGACTCGATGCTGGAGATCGGCTTCGGCACGGCCATCCGGCGCGAGTGGGAGTGGCGGGCCAAGCGCGGGGAGTCCCTGGCCAACCTGCAGGCGTTCGCCCACTTCGCGGACCCGGACGCCGACGCCCACTGA